Proteins co-encoded in one Aggregicoccus sp. 17bor-14 genomic window:
- a CDS encoding alkaline phosphatase family protein: MRAPLAALLLLLALPSCDWEHYALMNSVPVEGDPSQNPVVHVYLGLDGLSHQEVEQARALGAFAGPGWSLARLIPMFPATSDASWTRMLHAPRFSGYEFGYYDPTKDKVYNKAVGGLLVHLVPPLEGLPFDLPGYVQAPAYYRAFDYHASAYLDALWSYDKPLMSYYNALDNLFAALAGHAETQSTFAGYVLEADVIGHLLSDREVAQSLLVLSDRIEDFKRRHPERTFVFTLYGDHGMDGVKKPPEAVVDLRDQLRAAGVATVGSLEEADKVGGPAAIAILHTRTTYVALHARPQWVEEVASRASTCPAADLVFARTQPHPAAPPGLVWTGAWREGRQVARYGYDAATDRYWLPADVDWAALDLPVAFAPGEDHASLTDEALFALAAERTYPDFFFRARTAFEPVSVKWPADVVVSFRHPYMSVGYRVPVGGGNDIGTEGSHGAMDRLGSTGAVLTEERTLPSTVRSDNLLELFPLLAEHAEANGVELQPGAVGAELDYAQLP, from the coding sequence GTGAGGGCGCCCCTCGCCGCGCTGCTGCTGCTGCTCGCGCTGCCCTCCTGCGACTGGGAGCACTACGCGCTGATGAACAGCGTGCCGGTCGAGGGAGACCCCTCGCAGAACCCCGTGGTGCACGTGTACCTGGGGCTGGACGGCCTGAGCCACCAGGAGGTGGAGCAGGCGCGCGCGCTGGGCGCCTTCGCGGGGCCGGGCTGGAGCCTCGCCCGCCTCATCCCGATGTTCCCTGCCACCAGCGACGCGAGCTGGACGCGCATGCTGCACGCGCCGCGCTTCAGCGGCTACGAGTTCGGCTACTACGACCCGACGAAGGACAAGGTCTACAACAAGGCCGTGGGCGGGCTGCTGGTGCACCTGGTGCCGCCGCTGGAGGGGCTGCCCTTCGACCTGCCCGGCTACGTGCAGGCGCCCGCCTACTACCGGGCCTTCGACTACCACGCGAGCGCTTACCTCGATGCGCTGTGGAGCTACGACAAGCCGCTGATGAGCTACTACAACGCGCTGGACAACCTCTTCGCCGCGCTCGCCGGGCACGCGGAGACGCAGTCCACCTTCGCGGGGTACGTGCTCGAGGCGGACGTCATCGGGCACCTGCTCTCCGACCGCGAGGTGGCGCAGTCGCTGCTCGTGCTCAGCGACCGCATCGAGGACTTCAAGCGCCGCCACCCCGAGCGCACCTTCGTCTTCACGCTCTACGGCGACCACGGCATGGACGGCGTGAAGAAGCCGCCCGAGGCGGTGGTGGACCTGCGCGACCAGCTGCGCGCGGCGGGCGTCGCCACCGTGGGCTCGCTCGAGGAGGCGGACAAGGTGGGCGGCCCCGCGGCCATCGCCATCCTGCACACGCGCACCACCTACGTGGCGCTGCACGCGCGGCCCCAGTGGGTGGAGGAGGTGGCGTCGCGCGCCTCCACCTGCCCGGCCGCGGACCTCGTCTTCGCGCGCACGCAGCCGCATCCCGCTGCGCCCCCGGGGCTGGTGTGGACGGGCGCGTGGCGCGAGGGGAGGCAGGTGGCGCGCTACGGCTACGACGCCGCGACGGACCGCTACTGGCTGCCCGCGGACGTGGACTGGGCGGCGCTGGACCTGCCGGTGGCCTTCGCGCCGGGCGAGGACCACGCGTCCCTCACCGACGAGGCGCTCTTCGCGCTCGCTGCCGAGCGCACCTACCCGGACTTCTTCTTCCGCGCGCGCACCGCCTTCGAGCCGGTGAGCGTGAAGTGGCCCGCGGACGTCGTCGTGTCCTTCCGCCACCCCTACATGTCCGTGGGCTACCGGGTGCCGGTGGGCGGCGGCAACGACATCGGCACCGAGGGGAGCCACGGCGCGATGGACCGACTGGGCAGCACCGGCGCCGTCCTCACCGAGGAGCGCACCCTGCCCTCCACCGTGCGCTCGGACAACCTGCTCGAGCTCTTCCCCCTGCTCGCGGAGCACGCCGAGGCGAACGGCGTGGAGCTGCAGCCGGGCGCGGTGGGCGCGGAGCTGGACTACGCGCAGCTGCCCTGA
- a CDS encoding anti-sigma factor — translation MSCQDTQAHEALEALFLGTLEPGAHARLREHVAACAECRARYDAQGRVEQVLERRALPRAREAGLEHALMQRLAQQQPRPQPAPARAPWRMPTWLRVAVPVVACAGLAMFVVLPRLQQRSEWGARGGAAVSTWGVRAFCVSPQGQVLAEAAPGGTLRCAVGNSLQLSYTAPEAARLSIVGESPEPLQFFPQEGGEREVPAGTDVPLSFSTPVTAQWLTGPLQVHARFVGADGRERADTRFTLEP, via the coding sequence ATGAGCTGTCAGGACACACAGGCGCACGAGGCGCTGGAGGCCCTGTTCCTGGGCACGCTCGAGCCCGGGGCCCACGCGCGCCTGCGCGAGCACGTGGCCGCGTGCGCCGAGTGCCGCGCCCGCTACGACGCGCAGGGCCGCGTGGAGCAGGTGCTGGAGCGCCGCGCCCTGCCGCGCGCGCGGGAGGCCGGGCTCGAGCACGCCCTGATGCAGCGCCTCGCCCAGCAGCAGCCGCGCCCGCAGCCGGCGCCGGCGCGCGCGCCCTGGCGCATGCCCACCTGGCTGCGCGTCGCGGTGCCGGTGGTCGCGTGCGCGGGGCTCGCGATGTTCGTCGTGCTGCCGCGGCTGCAGCAGCGCTCCGAGTGGGGTGCGCGCGGGGGCGCCGCGGTGAGCACCTGGGGCGTGCGCGCCTTCTGCGTCTCGCCGCAGGGCCAGGTGCTCGCGGAGGCCGCGCCCGGAGGCACGCTGCGCTGCGCGGTGGGGAACTCCTTGCAACTGAGTTACACGGCGCCCGAGGCGGCGCGCCTGAGCATCGTGGGCGAGAGCCCCGAGCCCCTGCAGTTCTTCCCCCAGGAGGGTGGGGAGCGCGAGGTGCCCGCGGGCACGGACGTGCCCCTGTCCTTCAGCACGCCGGTGACGGCGCAGTGGCTCACCGGGCCCCTGCAGGTGCACGCGCGCTTCGTCGGCGCGGACGGTCGCGAGCGCGCGGACACCCGCTTCACCCTCGAACCCTAG
- a CDS encoding RNA polymerase sigma factor, translating into MPWDSHLLERFRAGEQPALEEVFRTHAEPLARSLRSAAFQGRGFERLRAPSELENMVLEVFSRAFEPRARSAYDGERPYGAYLMGIARIVMLERSRERELAVGLSPEEEASGGAPPEGDLAQAVEDREVEGLLREFLEGRPSEEQRLYALRFVEELPQERAAESLGLTRIQVRRREFALKRELLHFLQRRGYLKGLVARGWSFLRRTEGS; encoded by the coding sequence ATGCCGTGGGACAGCCACCTCCTGGAGCGCTTCCGAGCAGGCGAGCAGCCGGCGCTCGAGGAGGTGTTCCGCACACATGCGGAGCCGCTCGCGCGCAGCCTGCGCTCGGCGGCCTTCCAGGGGCGCGGCTTCGAGCGGCTGCGGGCTCCCTCGGAGCTGGAGAACATGGTGCTGGAGGTGTTCAGCCGGGCCTTCGAGCCGCGCGCGCGGAGCGCCTATGACGGCGAGCGGCCGTACGGGGCGTACCTCATGGGGATCGCGCGCATCGTGATGCTCGAGCGCTCGCGCGAGCGAGAGCTCGCCGTGGGCCTCAGTCCCGAGGAAGAGGCCTCCGGCGGCGCGCCGCCGGAGGGAGATCTCGCGCAGGCGGTGGAGGACCGGGAGGTGGAGGGGCTCCTGCGCGAGTTCCTCGAGGGGCGCCCGAGCGAGGAGCAGCGGCTGTACGCATTGAGGTTCGTGGAGGAGCTGCCGCAGGAGCGGGCGGCGGAGAGCCTGGGGCTCACCCGCATCCAGGTGCGCCGGCGCGAGTTCGCGCTCAAGCGCGAGCTGCTGCACTTCCTGCAGCGGCGCGGCTACCTGAAGGGGCTGGTGGCGCGCGGGTGGAGCTTCCTGAGGAGAACCGAGGGCTCATGA
- a CDS encoding Ig domain-containing protein gives MRALLLLSAGLLAACSFQPDLSRFAACGEGDTCAAGFRCLAAEQRCVPECVGEGCAAPGPDGGAPDGGEALALVTPALPAAVEDTPYSQTLEADGGVAPYSFRPMGVLPAGLSLSDAGVLSGTLAADAGTYAVAVEVADEARPPATAHRELSLEVRPRLRLAGPGELTQAREGRAYTEQLSSTGGDGRFHYALAAGSLPAGLTLADDGPITGTAGNSAEGTYAFTVRVNDEAVPPQSVQRALELTVAASGLTGPSLGITTRSVPEARVGTPYLYQLRYEGGTGSVTWRFSGGALPDGITFDVATGVLSGTPTQRASPQFFVEVSDGLGTTDQRGFSLVVR, from the coding sequence ATGAGGGCGCTGCTGCTCCTGAGCGCGGGCCTGTTGGCTGCGTGCAGCTTCCAGCCGGACCTCTCGCGCTTCGCGGCCTGCGGCGAGGGCGACACCTGTGCGGCGGGCTTTCGCTGCCTCGCAGCCGAGCAGCGCTGCGTGCCCGAGTGCGTGGGCGAGGGCTGCGCCGCGCCCGGGCCGGACGGGGGTGCGCCGGATGGTGGCGAGGCGCTCGCGCTGGTCACGCCCGCCCTCCCGGCTGCGGTCGAGGACACGCCGTACTCGCAGACCCTCGAGGCCGATGGCGGGGTGGCGCCCTATAGCTTCCGTCCGATGGGCGTGCTGCCCGCGGGCCTCTCCCTCAGTGACGCGGGCGTGCTGTCCGGTACGCTCGCGGCCGACGCGGGAACCTACGCCGTGGCAGTGGAGGTGGCGGACGAGGCCCGGCCGCCCGCGACGGCGCACCGCGAGCTCTCCCTGGAGGTACGTCCCCGCCTGCGGCTCGCGGGCCCCGGCGAGCTGACGCAGGCGCGCGAAGGGCGGGCGTACACGGAGCAGCTCTCGAGCACGGGCGGCGACGGACGCTTCCACTATGCGCTCGCGGCCGGCAGCCTCCCCGCGGGGCTGACCCTTGCCGACGACGGCCCGATCACGGGCACCGCGGGCAACTCCGCCGAGGGCACCTACGCCTTCACCGTGCGCGTCAACGACGAGGCCGTGCCACCGCAGAGCGTCCAGCGCGCGCTCGAGCTGACGGTCGCGGCGTCGGGGCTCACGGGGCCTTCGCTCGGCATCACCACGCGCTCGGTACCGGAGGCACGCGTCGGGACACCGTACCTCTACCAGCTGCGCTACGAGGGCGGCACCGGCAGCGTGACGTGGCGCTTCAGTGGCGGCGCCCTTCCGGACGGCATCACCTTCGACGTGGCGACGGGGGTGCTGTCGGGCACACCGACCCAGCGCGCCTCCCCGCAGTTCTTCGTCGAGGTGAGTGACGGTCTCGGGACGACGGACCAGCGCGGCTTCTCCCTCGTCGTCCGCTGA
- a CDS encoding dihydrofolate reductase family protein — protein MQPLRYSINVTLDGCCAHDTIIPDEDLHHHAAEGIARADSMLLGRVTYEMMESAWRAPAQTGVRPDWMEPWMLPFARTIDAVKKYVVSSSLESVDWNAELVRGDLAQAVQRLKQQPGRGIALGGVKLPLALAELGLIDEYELIVHPRLVGRGPTLFAGISRPVDLKLVSRRELASGAVALRYELKR, from the coding sequence ATGCAACCCCTTCGGTACTCGATCAACGTCACCCTGGACGGGTGCTGCGCGCACGACACGATCATCCCGGACGAAGATCTGCATCACCACGCGGCCGAGGGCATCGCCCGGGCCGACTCCATGCTCCTGGGACGGGTGACCTACGAGATGATGGAGTCGGCGTGGCGAGCGCCGGCCCAGACGGGCGTGCGGCCCGACTGGATGGAGCCCTGGATGCTGCCCTTCGCGCGCACGATCGACGCGGTGAAGAAGTACGTCGTGTCGAGCTCCCTGGAGAGCGTGGACTGGAACGCGGAGCTCGTGCGTGGAGACCTCGCGCAGGCCGTCCAGCGGCTCAAGCAACAGCCGGGAAGGGGCATCGCCCTGGGCGGCGTGAAGCTCCCGCTCGCGCTGGCGGAACTGGGCTTGATCGACGAGTACGAGCTCATCGTGCATCCCAGGCTCGTGGGCCGTGGGCCGACCCTGTTCGCGGGAATCTCGCGACCGGTGGACCTGAAGCTCGTGAGCCGGCGCGAGCTCGCTTCCGGGGCGGTGGCGCTGCGCTATGAGCTGAAGCGCTAG
- a CDS encoding DsbA family protein — protein MAAVRRRQVEREFAGQVRFERRVYLLLPGEGQRPVYDDYLIQHRLAARSREPSLGWTIPEPGLPYPKSSVPAQLLALRVQQRTPERLEALEDALFRAVFVELADVAAPEVLRRCCTQAGVDTSEVEAALQDPALREQAFAEHAESQAHFIQGIPALLLPGMRPITGAVDTEVYRQALRFALSARR, from the coding sequence GTGGCGGCCGTGCGCCGTCGACAAGTGGAGCGCGAGTTCGCAGGACAGGTGCGCTTCGAGCGGCGGGTGTACCTGCTGCTGCCCGGTGAGGGGCAGCGCCCCGTCTACGACGACTACCTCATCCAGCACCGGCTCGCGGCGCGCTCGCGGGAGCCGTCACTCGGCTGGACCATCCCCGAGCCGGGCTTGCCCTACCCGAAGTCCAGCGTCCCGGCGCAGCTGCTCGCACTGCGGGTACAGCAGCGCACGCCGGAGCGCCTCGAGGCGCTGGAGGATGCGCTCTTTCGCGCGGTGTTCGTGGAGCTCGCGGACGTGGCCGCGCCCGAGGTGCTGCGCCGCTGCTGCACGCAGGCCGGCGTGGACACGTCCGAGGTGGAGGCCGCGCTGCAGGACCCCGCCCTGCGCGAGCAGGCCTTCGCCGAGCACGCGGAGTCCCAGGCGCACTTCATCCAGGGCATCCCGGCGCTGCTGCTGCCCGGGATGCGACCCATCACCGGCGCCGTCGACACCGAGGTCTACCGCCAGGCGCTGCGCTTCGCGCTCTCCGCCCGGCGATGA
- a CDS encoding MBL fold metallo-hydrolase: protein MASLSGLRRERSQASRQWRDGTFRNTSGVGPGLKKDSSSLSVMGEFFFGGKSRLPPGPLHVESPLEAWTKPVSSSGLRITWLGHSTLLIEVDGVRVLTDPVFGERASPFTFAGPKRFHEVPATLAQLPKLDAVLLSHDHFDHLCRESIRTLARMRVPIVTSLGVGAHLERFGVEPGNITELDWWEEHTLPGGGLSFTATPAQHFSGRGLGDRNSTLWSSWVLKTAKRQLFFSGDTGLTEEFKTIRERLGPFEVTMLEIGAWHPAWGDIHLGPENALKAFEMLGGGTLLPVHWGTFDLGLHPWAEPAEQLLALAEQQRARVLTPLLGRPFEPAQLDGPTPWWRAVGKAAEESQRLAELVPDPATASARSAR from the coding sequence ATGGCTTCGCTCTCTGGACTGCGCCGCGAGCGCTCACAGGCCTCGCGGCAGTGGCGCGATGGGACCTTCCGCAACACCTCCGGCGTGGGGCCGGGTCTCAAGAAGGACAGCTCCTCGCTCTCCGTGATGGGGGAGTTCTTCTTCGGTGGAAAGAGCCGCCTGCCTCCCGGGCCCTTGCACGTGGAGAGCCCGCTCGAGGCGTGGACGAAGCCCGTGTCCTCCTCGGGCCTGCGCATCACCTGGCTGGGGCACAGCACGCTGCTCATCGAGGTGGACGGGGTGCGGGTGCTCACCGACCCCGTCTTCGGCGAGCGCGCCTCACCCTTCACCTTCGCGGGGCCCAAGCGCTTCCACGAGGTGCCCGCCACGCTAGCGCAGCTGCCGAAGCTGGATGCGGTGCTGCTCTCGCACGACCACTTCGACCACCTGTGCCGCGAGAGCATCCGCACCCTCGCGCGCATGCGGGTCCCCATCGTGACGTCGCTCGGCGTGGGCGCGCACCTGGAGCGTTTCGGCGTGGAGCCCGGCAACATCACCGAGCTGGATTGGTGGGAGGAGCACACGCTGCCCGGCGGCGGGCTCTCGTTCACCGCGACCCCCGCGCAGCACTTCTCGGGCCGCGGCCTCGGGGACCGAAACAGCACGCTGTGGAGCAGCTGGGTGCTCAAGACGGCGAAGCGCCAGCTCTTCTTCAGCGGGGACACCGGGCTCACCGAGGAGTTCAAGACCATCCGCGAGCGCCTCGGCCCTTTCGAGGTGACGATGCTGGAGATCGGCGCCTGGCACCCGGCGTGGGGCGACATCCACCTGGGACCGGAGAACGCGCTGAAGGCCTTCGAGATGCTCGGCGGCGGCACGCTGCTGCCCGTGCACTGGGGCACCTTCGACCTCGGCCTGCACCCGTGGGCCGAACCTGCCGAGCAGCTGCTCGCGCTGGCCGAGCAGCAGCGCGCGCGTGTGCTCACTCCGCTGCTGGGCCGGCCCTTCGAGCCCGCGCAGCTGGACGGTCCCACGCCGTGGTGGCGTGCGGTGGGGAAGGCCGCGGAGGAGTCTCAGCGCTTGGCCGAGCTCGTGCCGGACCCGGCCACGGCGTCGGCCCGCAGCGCCCGATAG
- a CDS encoding TetR/AcrR family transcriptional regulator — MADGSSEARDAERRREIVEAARQCFLQFGYAKTSLDDIAKRAGISRPLIYRKFKNKEDVFTAVYEQLLEALYPRVEQVLAGRGSPREKLLGVYEHLLMEPWEMLEGAPMAAEFYEACSKVLPEVEAKHERLRLKYTQAVLGSKELSEVFMLAVDGLGVDLPSARVLRRRLQVLVERFV; from the coding sequence ATGGCAGATGGATCCAGCGAGGCGCGCGACGCGGAGCGCCGCCGGGAGATCGTCGAGGCGGCGCGCCAGTGCTTCCTCCAGTTCGGCTACGCGAAGACGTCCCTGGACGACATCGCGAAGCGCGCGGGCATCTCGCGGCCACTCATCTACCGGAAGTTCAAGAACAAGGAGGACGTGTTCACCGCGGTGTACGAGCAGCTGCTCGAGGCGCTCTACCCGCGCGTGGAGCAGGTGCTCGCGGGGCGGGGCAGCCCGCGCGAGAAACTCCTCGGGGTGTACGAGCATCTGCTGATGGAGCCGTGGGAGATGCTGGAGGGCGCGCCGATGGCCGCCGAGTTCTACGAGGCCTGCTCGAAGGTGCTGCCGGAGGTCGAGGCGAAGCACGAGCGGCTGCGGCTCAAGTACACGCAGGCGGTGCTCGGCTCCAAGGAGCTCAGCGAGGTCTTCATGCTGGCAGTGGATGGACTGGGAGTGGACTTGCCCTCGGCGCGGGTGCTGCGCCGGCGGCTGCAGGTGCTCGTGGAGAGGTTCGTCTGA
- a CDS encoding MBL fold metallo-hydrolase, with protein MRAETKRGWARIAWGAGALLGLTLVAVAASACTAMGKGASGERLARMQHSPHWRDGHFENPEPLVNDVWGSLTTMLQASRDVSLSGPVPVVQGTRERFDTPPLTGLRVTWLGHSSTLVELDGYRILTDPVWSERASPLSWVGPRRWFAPPIPLAELPHVDVVVISHDHYDHLDYPTLEAMKDWDTTFVVPLGVGAHLAAWGVPEAHIVELDWWERTRVRGLEIVATPARHASGRTGLDKDRTLWAGYALVGPQHRAFYSGDTGLFPAMRDIGERLGPFDLTLIEVGQYNRAWPDWHIGPEQAVQAHQQLRGRVLLPVHWGLFALAAHGWTEPIERVLAAAHRSGQRVLVPRPGQSVEPAAPPPFERWWPRLPFKTAQQDPIVSTQLGAPSP; from the coding sequence GTGAGGGCAGAGACGAAGCGGGGCTGGGCGCGCATCGCCTGGGGCGCGGGTGCCCTGCTGGGGCTCACCCTCGTCGCCGTCGCGGCGAGCGCCTGCACGGCGATGGGCAAGGGGGCGAGCGGCGAGCGGCTCGCGCGCATGCAGCACTCCCCGCACTGGCGCGACGGGCACTTCGAGAACCCCGAGCCCCTGGTCAACGACGTCTGGGGCTCCCTCACGACGATGCTGCAGGCGAGCCGGGACGTGAGCCTCTCGGGTCCCGTGCCCGTGGTGCAGGGCACGCGCGAGCGCTTCGACACGCCTCCCCTCACCGGCCTGCGCGTCACCTGGCTCGGCCACTCCTCCACCCTGGTGGAGCTGGACGGCTACCGCATCCTCACCGACCCCGTGTGGAGCGAGCGCGCCTCGCCGCTCTCCTGGGTGGGGCCGCGGCGCTGGTTCGCGCCGCCCATTCCCCTCGCGGAGCTCCCGCACGTGGACGTGGTGGTCATCTCGCACGACCACTATGACCACCTCGACTACCCCACGCTCGAGGCGATGAAGGACTGGGACACCACCTTCGTGGTGCCGCTCGGCGTGGGGGCGCACCTCGCGGCGTGGGGCGTGCCGGAAGCGCACATCGTGGAGCTGGACTGGTGGGAGCGCACGCGGGTGCGCGGGTTGGAGATCGTGGCCACGCCCGCCCGCCACGCCTCGGGGCGCACGGGCCTGGACAAGGACCGCACCCTCTGGGCGGGCTACGCGCTCGTGGGTCCCCAGCACCGCGCCTTCTACTCGGGGGACACCGGGCTCTTCCCCGCGATGCGCGACATCGGCGAGCGGCTCGGGCCCTTCGATCTCACGCTCATCGAGGTGGGCCAGTACAACCGCGCGTGGCCGGACTGGCACATCGGCCCCGAGCAGGCGGTGCAGGCGCACCAGCAGCTGCGCGGCCGCGTCCTGCTCCCGGTGCACTGGGGCCTCTTCGCGCTCGCCGCGCACGGGTGGACCGAGCCCATCGAGCGCGTGCTCGCCGCGGCGCACCGGAGCGGTCAGCGGGTGCTCGTGCCCAGGCCCGGCCAGAGCGTGGAGCCTGCCGCCCCGCCGCCCTTCGAGCGCTGGTGGCCCCGGCTCCCGTTCAAGACGGCGCAGCAGGACCCCATCGTCTCCACCCAGCTGGGCGCGCCGTCGCCGTGA
- a CDS encoding NAD(P)-dependent alcohol dehydrogenase: MIKTQGYAAPAAKAPLTPFAFERRDVGPTDVLIDIEYCGVCHSDLHQVKDEWGGSVFPMVPGHEIVGRISKVGDKVKFFKVGDRAGVGCMVDSCRSCESCKEGLEQYCQNGFVGTYNSKEKGTGAATQGGYSKQIVVEQAFVLRVPENLPLERVAPLLCAGITTYSPLRQWKVGKGQKVAVMGLGGLGHMGVKLAKAMGAEVTVLSTSPNKEKDAKALGADKFVVTKDPAQLKSVRNSFDFILNTVSAPLDLNTYVGLLKRDGTMVLLGVPPEAPTLHAFALIGGRRRVAGSLIGGIAETQEMLDFCGAHEIGADVEVIPMAKINEAYERMLKGDVHYRFVIDLKTLS; the protein is encoded by the coding sequence ATGATCAAGACCCAAGGCTACGCCGCCCCCGCTGCCAAAGCTCCCCTGACCCCCTTTGCGTTCGAGCGCCGCGACGTCGGCCCGACGGACGTGCTCATCGACATCGAGTACTGCGGGGTCTGCCACTCCGACCTCCACCAGGTGAAGGACGAGTGGGGCGGGTCCGTGTTCCCCATGGTGCCGGGGCACGAGATCGTCGGCCGCATCTCCAAGGTCGGCGACAAGGTGAAGTTCTTCAAGGTCGGCGACCGCGCCGGCGTGGGCTGCATGGTGGACTCCTGCCGCAGCTGTGAGAGCTGCAAGGAGGGCCTCGAGCAGTACTGCCAGAACGGCTTCGTGGGCACCTACAACAGCAAGGAGAAGGGCACCGGCGCCGCGACGCAGGGCGGCTACTCGAAGCAGATCGTGGTCGAGCAGGCCTTCGTGCTGCGCGTCCCGGAGAACCTGCCGCTCGAGCGCGTGGCGCCGCTCTTGTGCGCGGGCATCACCACCTACTCGCCGCTGCGGCAGTGGAAGGTGGGCAAGGGCCAGAAGGTGGCCGTGATGGGCCTCGGGGGCCTCGGCCACATGGGCGTCAAGCTCGCGAAGGCGATGGGCGCCGAGGTCACGGTGCTGAGCACCTCTCCGAACAAGGAGAAGGACGCGAAGGCGCTGGGCGCCGACAAGTTCGTGGTGACGAAGGACCCGGCGCAGCTCAAGAGCGTGCGCAACAGCTTCGACTTCATCCTCAACACCGTCTCCGCGCCGCTGGACCTCAACACCTACGTGGGGCTGCTCAAGCGCGACGGCACCATGGTGCTGCTGGGCGTCCCGCCCGAGGCGCCCACCCTGCACGCCTTCGCGCTCATCGGCGGGCGCCGGCGCGTGGCGGGCTCGCTCATCGGCGGCATCGCGGAGACGCAGGAGATGCTCGACTTCTGCGGCGCGCACGAGATCGGCGCGGACGTGGAGGTCATCCCGATGGCGAAGATCAACGAGGCCTACGAGCGCATGCTCAAGGGCGACGTGCACTACCGCTTCGTCATCGACCTCAAGACGCTCTCGTAG